A window of the Paralichthys olivaceus isolate ysfri-2021 chromosome 5, ASM2471397v2, whole genome shotgun sequence genome harbors these coding sequences:
- the LOC138407710 gene encoding golgin subfamily A member 6-like protein 25, which yields MDILTRGTLQSKIEALREKLKQEEEILIRMKEKITARSKAHNGKLAELAIQRNKGKALEEDNVALKEKMTAPSKAMIGKLAVMKALDEELKQQDEFLMRVKEKLAARSKAHNGKLAVQSNKVKDLEEKVAPLIRDFSRVELVVTEVEERQAHSQKIDSTDKETHTSELPQDEKNALQEELMKLKASCHEVCHCHEADASSIQLNGESKDDVTEENSLSSVLSENLKKTSLWKRIRHALGLRKPQRWKKSAAPIQQHLS from the exons ATGGACATtctg actcgTGGAACATTGCAGTCTAAGATTGAGGCTCTgagagagaagctcaaacaggaggaggagattcTAATAAGGATGAAGGAGAAAAtaacagctcgctctaaagcccacaatggcaaactggctgaactggctatacagagaaacaaagggaaggctctggaagaggacaatgtggctctgaaggagaaaatgacagctcccTCTAAAGCCATGATTGGAAAACTGGCTGTAATGAAGGCTCTGGATGAGGAGCTCAAACAGCAGGATGAGTTTCTGATGAGGGTGAAGGAGAAATTggcagctcgctctaaagcccacaatggcaaactggctgtacagagcaacaaagTGAAGGATCTGGAAGAGAAGGTGGCCCCTTTAATAAGGGATttcagcagggttgagcttgtggtgacagaggtggaggaaaggcaagctcacagccaaaagattgactccacgGACAAGGAGACTCACACCAGCGAGCTGCCTCAGGATGAGAAAAacgctcttcaagaagagctgatgaagctcaaagcttcttgtCATgaggtctgccactgtcatgaagctgatgctTCCAGTATTCAGCttaatggagagagtaaggatgatgtcactgaggagaactctctctccagtgttctctcTGAGAACctaaagaagacttcactctggaagagaatccgccacgctctggggttgagaaaaccacagcgTTGGAAgaagtcagcagcgcccatccaacagcacctgagctga